The Musa acuminata AAA Group cultivar baxijiao chromosome BXJ2-2, Cavendish_Baxijiao_AAA, whole genome shotgun sequence genome contains the following window.
GTGAGTTGCCATCCGAGATCATTGTCTGATACGAGGAGCAACACCCACGAGGACTTCAAATCACCATTCCACGACCAGGCATTCAAATTTCCAGCCAACATTTACATACATAGATTAAAGACACCACaacttttatttaattataaaccATTCAAAGAGTTCGGCAGTTGATTACAATACTGTACTACAGAGCGAACACTCAACAACAAAGAACGTGAGAGGAGAAGAAACAGGTAGGGCTAGAGAAGTTAGTAGTCCTCGGGAGCCAAGGGCTGGTGAGTGCGGGGAGTCTCAGCCGGGATCACAAGGAACTCATAGATAAGCCCTGCAAGAGCTGCTCCTACCAAGGGGCCAACCCAGTACACCCAGTGGCTCTTCCACCTCCAGCCGACGACTGCCGGTCCGAAGGCCCGCGCGGGATTCATCGCGGCGCCGTCGAATGGCCCGCCGGCAAGGATGTTGGCGCCCAGGATGAAGCCGATGGCGAGAGGCGCGATGATGCCGAGATGGCCTCTCCTGGGATCGATCGCCGTCGCGTACACGGTGTAGACGAGCCCGAACGTCATTACGATCTCCAGCAGGACTGCGTGCCCCTCGCTGACGCCCGACGCCACCCCGAATCCCAGCGGTCTCTGCATGTCGAAAAAACATACACCGAACAACCTCACCATAAACAAACAAATGACATGTTACAGTGGATTGCAAGCGTTCCTTACCATGCCACCGGTTGCCAGCCTGAGGAGGAGAGCGGCGACGACAGCGCCGAGTAGCTGAGCCACCCAGTAGAAGACCGCCAGTATGAGAGAGATCCGGCCGCCGACAAGGGCGCCGAGTGTGACAGCAGGGTTGACATGGCCGCCGGAAATGTTGAAGGCGACGGAGACCGCGACAGATAAAGCCAGAGCGTGGGCTATGGCCACCACCACAAGCCCTCCGGCGGTGGAGGTGTCCTTGTAGAGCTTTCCTGCGACCAATTAGCCTCTACCCTTGGTAACGACACGCACGCATGTGCGTACAACGCATGTGATCTACTTACCGAGGGAGAGAACGGAGCCTTCGGCGGCGAAGACAAAGAGAGCCGTGGCGATGAACTCGGAGAGTGCCGCACGCATGGTGTCCGGGTGAACGGCATCTTCCGCGCGACCGAAGGCGAACCTGCGAGGTGGCATGGCTGCAGCTCAATCTAACTCTCAATCAGCCCTTCCTCTTTCTTCCCGGTACCGATAGACGTTCTGAACGGGGAATTGCCGAGGAGAAAAGGATGAGGATCGTGCCGAGAAGAGGGTTCCAAACGAGGAGTGAGGGGACACGTGGGAAGAAGGTTACCGAGAGGAGTGGCACGTTGAGGGTAGTGTTGAGGTGGCCAAAACCTGCTCATAGTGCAGTGCAGTCTGGTGGCTTCTTTATCTTCTTATCTTCGAGTCGTGACGCTCGGTGCGTGCTTCCTGCATGCAGGGGAAGAACTCGATGTTCCGGAGATCAGCGTTGCCTTCCCCAAAAATTGGCTTTATGTAACAGTGGTATATCTATGGATTGAGGAGTGGATACATGACCTTATCCAGTTTGCATTGGTTTTGCAAAGATCATTGCCAATTACGATGATAAAATGTGAGAGCTGCTCTACCAGTGCGTGTCGCCTCTCGTGTAGTAAAGGAGAAGCACAGTTTCCACAGGAAGTGGAGTGGCCAAGGACTTGCACTTGTCAGCAAAACCAGCCATGCACCAAAAGATATCAATTCACATCAAGATCGGTTTGAAACAATATTGCTTTTGATTTCGTGCATTATGTGTGATCAAGTTGGTATTCCAAGCACAGGCCCAGGCCCAGGCCCATATCGCTTAAAATTTGAATTACCGGGTTGGATGCCCCCGTGTTCCAAAAGCCGAAGAGATGCCTCTTTTCGAACGGCTATTTTGCCTTAATGGTCTTTCTCACGTCTAGGACTAACGCGAAATCCTTACGTGATGAGGTGTCGTGCGAAGATGCTGTGGTATTTGATGTGGGGCCTACTCGTAAAATTCCTTGACCGTAAATTCTACACGTGAGATTTGCCATAGGTCGTAACATTATATCTTCTCCGCGGTCGCTCCTTTCTCTAGCTGTCGAAGAAACCCTACCTCTCCCGTCGAAGTCCTCGCTCTCGTCTCGTTCTCTCCGCTCGATCCGTCGCGAGTTCTGCGGGCCGTCCGAGATCTACCGCTTCTGTTTGTTCTCCACATCGGATCTTGATTCCTGACCCTAGTTTTTCTCCGCATCTTCAGGTTTGGTATAGTcgaccttaatcttctctttataCCTTATAGTATTTGGGTATCCCAGGCACCGCTAGATTTGTTAGCTCATTTCTTGCGTATTTGTATTGCTTTGTGCATGTCACGTGGTTTAAATTTTGGATTATTTGAAGCAATCTTGATCTGTTGTGGTTCAAATGAGTTTGTTCTCACATGAGGGCGTGTGGCTGCATCAAATAGCTCTACATTTGACTATTCCTGTTAGTTGAAATTTTTGCAGAGTTAATTAAAACTTATGGAGCATGAAGGATGCAAGATGAACACTCCTACTAACTTGGGGTCTGGGGTGACACTGCCTGTGATGTCAAACAAGAAAGATTCGGATAGCGAATCTCTTGAAGACATGAAAATTGATCAAAAGCAAGGACTTGGAAGTAGCCTTGCAACTCCAACACCTGAGAAACCTGAGTGGAGCAGCAAAGCAagagtaatttcttctctttctaGGAAACAACTTGCTGAAGATTTAAGAAATGAAGGTGATGGTGACCAATCTGCTTTTTTTTTCAAGTTTGTAAAATTTTGACTCGCTTTCTGATACAAATTCTTTGGTCTCAGAGCCAGTCGAACAAAATGGTCTTTCGCATGGACAAAAGAAGGAACATAAATCAGATGAACTTCCAGAGAAGTGTGTTACATGATATTAcatccttattttatttttttttgcaacCAGTAGTGATCGCATGCCTTTAATAACAGTTACCAGATTTTGGCTGAACTATTTAGTCGATTAGAGACTTCTACAAGGTTGCTTGG
Protein-coding sequences here:
- the LOC103975851 gene encoding aquaporin TIP3-1-like yields the protein MPPRRFAFGRAEDAVHPDTMRAALSEFIATALFVFAAEGSVLSLGKLYKDTSTAGGLVVVAIAHALALSVAVSVAFNISGGHVNPAVTLGALVGGRISLILAVFYWVAQLLGAVVAALLLRLATGGMRPLGFGVASGVSEGHAVLLEIVMTFGLVYTVYATAIDPRRGHLGIIAPLAIGFILGANILAGGPFDGAAMNPARAFGPAVVGWRWKSHWVYWVGPLVGAALAGLIYEFLVIPAETPRTHQPLAPEDY